In the Candidatus Eisenbacteria bacterium genome, one interval contains:
- a CDS encoding DUF721 domain-containing protein → MDTTGAIVPRLLRDLGLERGIVGWRAMESWPEIVGPRIARRTRPAGFHEGVLQVEVEGSAWACELEFLKRRFLKELQRRLGPHVRGLRFITTRGGIQR, encoded by the coding sequence GTGGATACGACCGGAGCCATCGTCCCTCGCCTGCTCCGTGATCTCGGTCTCGAACGAGGCATCGTGGGTTGGCGGGCCATGGAGTCGTGGCCCGAGATCGTCGGTCCACGCATCGCGCGCAGGACCAGGCCGGCCGGGTTCCACGAAGGAGTGTTGCAGGTCGAGGTCGAAGGATCGGCGTGGGCCTGCGAGCTCGAGTTCCTGAAGCGCCGGTTCCTGAAGGAGCTGCAGCGGCGCCTCGGACCTCATGTCCGGGGCCTGCGTTTCATCACGACCCGCGGAGGGATCCAGCGGTGA
- the gyrB gene encoding DNA topoisomerase (ATP-hydrolyzing) subunit B, translated as MNTKEGEATLTADAKGHHYDATSIQVLEGLEAVRKRPAMYIGDVGVRGLHHLVYEVVDNSVDEALAGFCTEIEVALQTDGSVAVHDNGRGIPVDMHQATKKPALEVVMTTLHAGGKFDNKTYRVSGGLHGVGVSVVNALSEWCEVEVLKDGKVYRQRYERGKPTAAMSSGAAPSGSVKHGSGTTTRFKPDADIFEETTFHWDTLAARLRELAFLNSGLSITLSDERAKKSTNYLYKGGIVEFVKYLNQNKDALHARPVSFGRDRDAVSVEIAFQYNDSYTESMHSFVNNINTIEGGTHLIGFRSALTRTLTNYADREGLSRNQKVSVAGEDVREGLTAVISVKLPNPQFEGQTKTKLGNSEVKGIVESIVGEGLREFFEENPSVARKIVDKMLAAARAREAARKARELARRKSILDGGSLPGKLADCAWDDPKDCELFIVEGDSAGGTAKQGRDRRFQAIMPIRGKILNVEKARVDKILSNEEIRNLITALGTGVKDDFDVAKLRYHKLIIMTDADVDGSHIRTLLLTFFFREFTKLVDAGHVYIAQPPLYMVKSGKEEVYCYNDKERDEAMARIGKKNVMVQRYKGLGEMNPDQLWKTTMDPETRTLLRVSNEDGVEADRIFTILMGEQVEPRRQFIEENALFVRNLDI; from the coding sequence GTGAACACGAAAGAAGGAGAAGCCACGTTGACGGCTGACGCGAAGGGTCATCACTACGACGCGACGAGCATCCAGGTCCTCGAGGGCCTGGAAGCGGTCCGCAAGCGCCCCGCCATGTACATCGGTGACGTCGGTGTGCGCGGTCTGCACCATCTGGTCTACGAAGTCGTGGACAACTCCGTGGACGAGGCCCTGGCCGGCTTCTGCACCGAGATCGAGGTCGCGCTCCAGACCGATGGCAGCGTCGCGGTCCACGACAATGGACGCGGCATTCCGGTGGACATGCATCAGGCCACCAAGAAGCCCGCGCTCGAGGTCGTGATGACGACCCTCCATGCCGGCGGCAAGTTCGACAACAAGACCTATCGCGTATCCGGTGGTCTGCACGGAGTCGGCGTCTCCGTGGTGAACGCCCTCTCCGAGTGGTGCGAGGTCGAGGTTCTGAAGGACGGCAAGGTCTATCGGCAGCGCTATGAGCGCGGCAAGCCAACCGCGGCGATGTCGAGCGGCGCGGCGCCGTCCGGATCGGTCAAGCATGGATCGGGAACCACCACGCGATTCAAGCCGGATGCCGACATCTTCGAGGAGACCACGTTCCACTGGGACACGCTCGCCGCGCGTCTTCGGGAGCTGGCGTTCCTCAACAGCGGGCTCTCCATCACGCTGTCCGACGAGCGCGCCAAGAAGAGCACCAACTATCTCTACAAAGGCGGCATCGTCGAGTTCGTGAAGTACCTCAACCAGAACAAGGATGCGCTCCACGCGCGACCGGTGTCCTTCGGACGCGATCGCGACGCGGTGTCGGTGGAGATCGCCTTCCAGTACAACGACAGCTATACCGAGTCCATGCATTCGTTCGTCAACAACATCAACACGATCGAGGGCGGCACGCACCTGATCGGCTTCCGCTCCGCGCTGACCCGAACGCTCACCAACTACGCGGACCGCGAAGGACTATCGCGCAACCAGAAAGTCTCGGTAGCGGGAGAGGACGTGCGCGAGGGCCTGACGGCGGTGATCTCGGTGAAGCTGCCGAACCCGCAGTTCGAAGGGCAGACCAAGACCAAGCTCGGCAACAGCGAGGTCAAGGGCATCGTCGAGAGCATCGTCGGCGAAGGGCTGCGGGAGTTCTTCGAGGAGAATCCCTCGGTCGCGCGCAAGATCGTGGACAAGATGCTCGCCGCGGCGCGCGCCCGGGAAGCGGCGCGCAAGGCGCGGGAGCTGGCGCGGCGCAAGAGCATCCTCGACGGCGGCTCGCTGCCCGGCAAGCTGGCCGACTGCGCCTGGGACGATCCCAAGGACTGCGAGCTGTTCATCGTCGAGGGCGACTCCGCGGGAGGAACCGCGAAGCAGGGGAGAGATCGCCGCTTCCAGGCCATCATGCCGATCCGCGGCAAGATCCTGAACGTCGAGAAGGCCCGAGTCGACAAGATCCTCAGCAACGAGGAGATCCGCAACCTGATCACCGCCCTCGGGACCGGCGTGAAGGACGACTTCGACGTGGCCAAGCTGCGCTATCACAAGCTCATCATCATGACCGACGCCGACGTCGACGGCTCGCACATCCGCACGCTGTTGCTGACCTTCTTCTTTCGCGAGTTCACCAAGCTCGTCGATGCCGGGCACGTCTACATCGCCCAGCCGCCGCTGTACATGGTGAAGAGCGGCAAGGAGGAGGTGTACTGCTACAACGACAAGGAGCGTGACGAAGCCATGGCCCGCATCGGGAAGAAGAACGTGATGGTCCAGCGCTACAAGGGCCTGGGCGAGATGAACCCCGATCAGCTGTGGAAGACCACGATGGACCCCGAGACGCGCACGTTGCTGCGAGTCTCCAACGAGGACGGCGTGGAAGCGGATCGCATCTTCACCATTCTCATGGGCGAGCAGGTCGAGCCACGCCGGCAGTTCATCGAAGAGAACGCGCTCTTCGTGCGCAATCTGGATATTTGA
- a CDS encoding GNAT family N-acetyltransferase has product MVSSFRAGALSVERLQPPHLVETFGFLDRDPVLNVYLLALVLRDALGQPRDEYWVARRDKHIVGLLHLGGSSGAVLPIGDDEEALRLLGDQARSRLSSLPRRFQVIGPSHSVKAFLQRFEPSGLTPRLDRAQVYMAVERGELPHFERLQDLAPARVEDVPLLYETGADLRAEELEEDPRRTDAASYRRRVEEEARDGHTYLWKDEEGLRFRASVSAMTADAAQVSGVFTPRERRRKGFATLGLAELSRRLLDRCRAVCLFVNLNNAPALSLYHRLGFRERSGWRSLFYDASR; this is encoded by the coding sequence ATGGTCTCGTCGTTCCGCGCCGGCGCGCTCTCGGTGGAGCGACTCCAGCCGCCCCATCTGGTCGAGACCTTCGGGTTCCTCGATCGCGACCCGGTGTTGAACGTCTACTTGTTGGCGCTGGTCCTGCGCGACGCGCTGGGACAGCCGCGCGACGAATACTGGGTCGCCCGTCGCGACAAGCACATCGTCGGACTCCTCCACCTCGGCGGGAGCTCCGGGGCGGTGCTTCCGATCGGAGACGACGAGGAGGCGTTGCGGCTCCTGGGCGACCAGGCGCGCTCTCGCCTGTCATCCCTGCCCCGCCGCTTCCAGGTCATCGGACCCAGCCACTCCGTGAAGGCCTTTCTCCAGCGCTTCGAGCCATCGGGACTGACTCCGAGGCTCGACCGGGCCCAGGTGTACATGGCCGTCGAGCGTGGCGAGCTCCCCCACTTCGAGCGGCTCCAGGACCTCGCTCCCGCCCGCGTCGAAGACGTGCCGCTCCTGTACGAGACCGGCGCGGATCTGCGCGCCGAAGAGCTCGAGGAGGATCCCCGGCGGACGGATGCCGCGAGCTACAGGCGGCGCGTCGAGGAGGAGGCGCGGGATGGGCACACGTATCTGTGGAAGGACGAGGAAGGCCTGCGGTTTCGCGCGAGCGTGAGCGCCATGACCGCCGACGCCGCGCAGGTTTCCGGCGTCTTCACTCCGCGGGAGCGCCGGCGCAAGGGGTTCGCCACGCTCGGCCTCGCGGAGCTCAGCCGCCGGCTCCTGGACCGTTGTCGGGCCGTCTGTCTCTTCGTGAACCTGAACAACGCTCCGGCGCTGTCCCTCTATCATCGCCTCGGCTTCCGCGAGCGCTCGGGCTGGCGGTCGCTCTTCTACGACGCCTCCCGTTGA
- the dnaA gene encoding chromosomal replication initiator protein DnaA, which translates to MEERRSNRDQMFVVSAFAPFTTSVSKSHPCFHTSTLPYGRCPRERRAAQIGRGNTETLQARIADDMASQSTQLEDTSRLWGEILGAVQSRLGSQQTFDTWFKPIQPIRLGPHAVELEVPNSFFVDWLHQHHLPALREVVADVMGQDLEIRLSTPETCTQSTSPTRRPAAELKSYATRPGPSAAGDSLLHPRYTFSNFVVGSSNQFTHAACRAVAERPGRAYNPLFIFGGSGLGKTHLLHAIGHAVVGARPDARVNYVSAERFTNEMIYAIQHAQTLAFRNKYRNVDLLLIDDVQFLAGKESTQEEFFYTFNALRDAHKQIVVTADKPPKDIPKLEERLISRFNQGLVTDIKHPDLETRLAILRKRCEEEGDGIRLADDVLLLLADRIRNNIRDLEGCLVRVLALGSLMHQEITVSMVEDILEHYVHPEPDQLAPERILTTVSEAYGVRPDALCGRRRTHSVVQPRQVAMYLLRQFTELSLTEVGALFGGRDHTTVIYACERVAERLNADPVFSDKLNGLISTLEA; encoded by the coding sequence GTGGAAGAAAGGAGGTCGAACCGGGATCAAATGTTTGTGGTGTCAGCGTTTGCGCCGTTCACAACGTCTGTGAGTAAGTCCCACCCCTGCTTTCACACATCGACTCTCCCGTACGGCCGGTGCCCAAGGGAACGACGCGCGGCCCAGATCGGACGGGGAAACACAGAGACCCTTCAAGCAAGGATCGCTGACGACATGGCCTCTCAGTCCACGCAACTGGAGGATACGAGTCGACTCTGGGGAGAAATTCTAGGCGCGGTTCAAAGCCGCCTCGGCAGTCAACAGACCTTCGACACCTGGTTCAAGCCGATCCAGCCCATCCGCCTGGGCCCCCACGCGGTTGAACTCGAAGTTCCGAACAGCTTTTTCGTCGACTGGCTTCACCAGCACCATCTTCCGGCTCTTCGCGAAGTCGTCGCCGACGTCATGGGCCAAGACCTCGAGATCCGCCTGTCGACGCCCGAAACCTGCACTCAGAGCACTTCGCCGACCCGTCGCCCGGCCGCAGAGCTCAAGTCATACGCGACCCGCCCGGGTCCGAGCGCTGCGGGGGACAGCCTTCTCCATCCCCGTTATACGTTCTCGAACTTCGTGGTCGGAAGCAGCAACCAGTTCACCCATGCCGCCTGCCGCGCGGTCGCCGAGCGACCGGGGCGTGCCTACAACCCGCTCTTCATCTTTGGCGGCTCTGGCCTCGGAAAGACCCATTTGCTGCACGCCATCGGACATGCGGTGGTGGGCGCGCGCCCGGATGCGCGCGTGAACTACGTCTCCGCGGAGCGGTTCACGAACGAGATGATCTACGCCATCCAGCACGCGCAGACCCTCGCGTTCCGGAACAAGTACCGCAATGTCGATCTGCTGCTGATCGACGACGTGCAGTTCCTGGCTGGCAAGGAGAGCACCCAGGAAGAGTTTTTTTACACGTTCAATGCCCTGCGCGATGCTCACAAGCAGATCGTGGTGACCGCGGACAAGCCTCCGAAGGACATTCCCAAGCTGGAGGAGCGCCTCATCTCGCGTTTCAATCAGGGACTCGTCACCGACATCAAGCATCCCGATCTGGAGACGCGCCTCGCGATCCTGCGCAAGCGCTGTGAGGAGGAAGGGGACGGCATCCGCCTCGCGGACGACGTGCTTCTGCTGCTCGCCGATCGGATCCGCAACAACATCCGCGATCTGGAAGGCTGCCTGGTGCGTGTTCTGGCTCTGGGCTCATTGATGCACCAGGAGATCACGGTCTCGATGGTGGAGGACATCCTGGAGCATTACGTTCATCCTGAGCCCGACCAACTCGCGCCGGAGAGAATCCTCACGACGGTGTCGGAGGCGTATGGCGTTCGACCGGACGCGTTGTGCGGTCGCCGTCGAACGCACTCCGTGGTGCAGCCTCGTCAGGTCGCGATGTATCTGCTGCGACAGTTCACCGAGCTCTCGCTCACGGAAGTGGGTGCGCTGTTCGGTGGCCGTGACCACACGACGGTGATCTACGCCTGCGAGCGCGTCGCGGAGCGACTGAACGCCGATCCGGTGTTCAGCGACAAGCTCAACGGTCTGATTTCCACGTTGGAAGCGTGA
- the dnaN gene encoding DNA polymerase III subunit beta: protein MDLTIQQGDLAFAVGKAMASISAKSPMPLLSCLLLEAEKNILRVTGTDLELTTAVSVPCSVKTPGRAAVSARHFHEVVRKMPRGEVQLALSGQQVETRYGDGKGWSSFPTQDASDFPRVPDMKAETRISIEGEALARLVSRTGYAASSDASRPQLSGVLLHGNDRQMTLVATDGHRLARATRKGTFSGLTKDGVIVPSRALATLSRTAEEATSPVEVEIAGSRNQAAFAAQVGDYRVQVLVRLLQGPYPNYEQVIPKSNPREVTVSRDELLAAVDIVASHADNVTRQVRFSLVDGKLGVSSATELGSGRHEVGADYRGEAMEIGYNATYLIEMLKSIQSEKVVLRLGTALGAGVVEPVSGLPQTDEDLLCLIMPLRLPDAG from the coding sequence ATGGATCTCACGATTCAGCAGGGCGATCTGGCTTTCGCGGTCGGCAAGGCGATGGCCTCGATTTCAGCCAAGAGTCCGATGCCCCTGCTCTCGTGTCTGCTGCTCGAAGCGGAGAAGAACATTCTCCGCGTCACGGGCACCGATCTCGAGCTGACGACCGCCGTTTCCGTTCCGTGCTCGGTGAAGACACCCGGCAGAGCAGCGGTCTCGGCGCGTCACTTTCACGAAGTGGTTCGCAAGATGCCCCGCGGAGAGGTTCAGCTCGCGCTGTCGGGTCAGCAGGTCGAAACACGCTATGGCGACGGAAAAGGGTGGTCGAGCTTTCCGACCCAGGATGCGTCCGACTTTCCGCGCGTGCCCGACATGAAGGCCGAGACGCGAATCTCGATCGAGGGTGAAGCGCTCGCGCGCCTCGTCTCCCGCACGGGGTACGCCGCATCGAGCGACGCCTCACGTCCGCAGCTTTCGGGCGTCCTCCTCCACGGAAACGACCGCCAGATGACGCTGGTGGCCACCGATGGTCACCGTCTGGCGCGCGCCACCCGCAAGGGCACATTCTCGGGCCTCACCAAGGACGGCGTGATCGTCCCCAGCCGGGCGCTGGCGACGCTGAGCCGGACGGCGGAAGAAGCCACCAGCCCGGTCGAGGTGGAGATCGCCGGATCGCGCAATCAAGCCGCGTTCGCCGCGCAGGTCGGAGACTACAGGGTGCAGGTCCTGGTGCGACTTCTCCAGGGACCGTACCCGAATTACGAGCAGGTCATTCCGAAGAGCAACCCTCGCGAGGTGACGGTCAGCCGTGACGAGCTGCTGGCGGCGGTCGACATCGTCGCTTCCCACGCCGACAACGTCACGCGCCAGGTGCGCTTCTCCCTGGTCGACGGAAAGCTGGGCGTCTCCTCGGCCACCGAGCTCGGCTCCGGAAGGCACGAGGTCGGTGCGGACTACCGGGGAGAAGCCATGGAGATCGGCTACAACGCGACCTACCTGATCGAGATGCTCAAGAGCATCCAGAGCGAGAAGGTCGTGCTGCGACTGGGGACGGCTTTGGGGGCAGGGGTGGTGGAGCCGGTGTCCGGCCTTCCGCAAACCGACGAGGATCTGCTCTGCCTGATCATGCCCCTGCGGCTGCCCGACGCGGGCTGA